One window of Erwinia aphidicola genomic DNA carries:
- a CDS encoding UPF0149 family protein, giving the protein MQQGPLTEEELEFLDEILTKYGNDDSVLDASELDGMFTAILSGPTLVEPQVWLPAIWGGEENDPEWESEEEFEQFMELIAQHMNDIADRLSEYPEQFEPLFGLNEMEGTEFVVVEEWCYGYMKGVALGNNWPTLSEALKPALAAIALHGSEENFDKLESMTPEEHEQSIEAIRPAALSLFSPKVLH; this is encoded by the coding sequence ATGCAACAAGGACCCTTAACCGAAGAGGAACTCGAGTTCCTGGACGAAATCTTAACCAAGTACGGTAATGACGATTCGGTGCTGGATGCCTCTGAACTCGACGGTATGTTCACCGCTATCCTCTCCGGCCCAACGCTGGTGGAGCCGCAGGTGTGGCTGCCGGCGATCTGGGGCGGCGAAGAGAACGACCCGGAGTGGGAATCGGAAGAGGAGTTCGAGCAGTTTATGGAGCTGATCGCGCAGCATATGAATGATATTGCTGACCGCCTGAGCGAGTACCCGGAGCAGTTCGAACCGCTGTTTGGCCTCAACGAGATGGAAGGCACCGAGTTTGTGGTGGTTGAGGAGTGGTGCTACGGCTATATGAAGGGCGTGGCGCTGGGCAACAACTGGCCAACCCTGTCGGAAGCGCTGAAGCCCGCGCTGGCGGCTATCGCCCTGCACGGCAGCGAAGAGAACTTCGACAAGCTGGAAAGCATGACCCCGGAAGAGCATGAGCAAAGTATCGAGGCGATCCGCCCGGCGGCACTCAGCCTGTTCAGCCCGAAGGTTCTGCACTAA
- a CDS encoding helix-turn-helix transcriptional regulator translates to MLSHRLKEARLRKGISQQKLGVLAGIDEATSSARMNQYERGIHVPDFELVCRLASILNVPSCYFYTVEDELAELVRQWYLQQHPE, encoded by the coding sequence ATGCTGTCACACCGTTTAAAAGAAGCTCGCCTGCGTAAAGGGATCTCTCAGCAAAAACTCGGGGTATTGGCCGGGATTGATGAAGCGACCTCCAGCGCGCGTATGAACCAGTACGAACGCGGCATTCATGTGCCGGACTTCGAGCTGGTGTGCCGCCTTGCGTCGATATTGAACGTGCCTTCCTGCTATTTCTACACCGTTGAAGATGAGCTGGCCGAGCTGGTGCGCCAGTGGTATTTACAACAGCACCCAGAGTAA
- the nlpA gene encoding lipoprotein NlpA, giving the protein MKLPVLTAAALMLGMLLSGCDQKSADAHHIKVGVINGAEQDVAEVAKKVAKEKYGLDVELVGFSGSLLPNDPTAHGDLDANVFQHRPFLEQDNKAKGTTLVAVGNTFVFPMAGYSKKIKQVSELKQGDTIAIPNDPTNLGRALLLLQKEQLITLKAGTGLLPTSADITRNPLQLKIMEIEGAQLPRVLDDAQVAVAIISTTYLQQTGLNPVRDNVFIEDKQSPYVNIIVAREDNKDAQNVQDFVKSYESPEVAKAAEGIFNGGAVPGW; this is encoded by the coding sequence GTGAAACTGCCTGTACTCACCGCCGCGGCACTGATGCTGGGCATGCTGCTGAGCGGCTGCGATCAAAAAAGCGCCGACGCGCACCATATTAAGGTCGGCGTGATTAACGGTGCCGAGCAGGACGTGGCCGAAGTGGCAAAAAAAGTGGCGAAGGAGAAGTACGGGCTGGATGTGGAACTGGTTGGCTTCAGCGGCTCGCTGCTGCCTAACGACCCGACCGCGCATGGCGACCTCGATGCCAACGTCTTCCAGCACCGTCCGTTCCTCGAGCAGGACAACAAAGCCAAAGGCACCACGCTGGTCGCGGTCGGTAACACCTTCGTCTTCCCGATGGCGGGCTACTCGAAAAAGATTAAGCAGGTCAGCGAATTAAAACAGGGCGACACCATCGCCATCCCTAACGACCCGACCAACCTGGGCCGCGCCCTGCTGCTGCTGCAAAAAGAGCAGCTGATTACCCTGAAGGCGGGCACCGGCCTGCTGCCGACCAGCGCCGATATCACCCGCAACCCGCTGCAGCTGAAGATTATGGAGATTGAGGGCGCGCAGCTGCCGCGCGTACTGGATGATGCCCAGGTCGCCGTGGCGATTATCAGCACCACCTACCTGCAGCAGACCGGGCTGAATCCGGTGCGCGACAACGTGTTTATCGAAGATAAGCAGTCGCCTTACGTCAATATTATCGTGGCGCGGGAAGACAACAAGGATGCGCAGAACGTGCAGGATTTTGTGAAGTCGTATGAGTCGCCAGAAGTGGCAAAAGCGGCGGAAGGGATCTTTAACGGCGGCGCGGTGCCGGGCTGGTAA
- a CDS encoding SymE family type I addiction module toxin, whose protein sequence is MDEQDCNAEIIEPEAAAPELHHCRVGYVRNPPKYWDVPLLRISGQWLADAGFPRGTPVEMRVVNGCIMITVREQYESRLQKGIRIVRRLPESKQHRVEKYVARLAGRKIKE, encoded by the coding sequence ATGGATGAGCAGGATTGTAATGCAGAAATCATTGAACCAGAAGCCGCAGCGCCGGAATTACATCATTGCCGCGTGGGTTATGTGAGAAACCCTCCAAAATACTGGGATGTGCCCTTACTGCGCATCAGCGGTCAGTGGCTGGCTGATGCGGGCTTCCCACGGGGCACACCGGTGGAGATGCGCGTCGTGAACGGCTGCATAATGATCACCGTACGCGAGCAGTATGAATCACGCCTGCAAAAGGGGATCCGCATCGTGCGCAGGCTCCCGGAATCCAAGCAGCACCGGGTGGAGAAGTACGTGGCGCGACTGGCGGGAAGAAAGATTAAAGAGTAG
- a CDS encoding restriction endonuclease: MRLTASNLVHAIAKLPRDTTYNYVNDRNAGRIYVTNIIQPEGPIEFKRFDPSKGQALADSKKESISSQMIWRLANSIKSDIPVNVDRVFGASYNTRSVLEALLAHTPEFYFCKPGRLESMNSKKAVRPGHKHLIYMPDKPHENGVMAKHDTDIVISEINLDVVHQGIDLDTISPQVGMSIEEKRRHAQIQIALAKIGNCLNYRTWVAANDRHIKYGSGTIAQIDGVIERLNEEKVLSAYEDAVEAARLIDCIWFRNGRLMPAVMEIEHSTGIKSGLTRMLKFHDYAPLLQDIRWVIVAPDEVRNKVMEFANYPHFRKMKTKFFPYSAVDELYSLCERRNPQGITDTFLDCFMEECVE, from the coding sequence ATGAGACTGACAGCATCGAACTTAGTGCATGCAATAGCTAAACTTCCACGAGATACAACCTACAATTATGTGAATGACAGGAATGCAGGTCGTATTTATGTAACAAATATTATTCAACCTGAAGGCCCTATTGAGTTTAAAAGGTTTGACCCCAGCAAGGGGCAAGCCTTAGCTGACAGTAAGAAGGAAAGCATTTCATCGCAGATGATTTGGCGTTTAGCTAATTCTATAAAGAGCGACATTCCTGTTAATGTTGATAGGGTCTTTGGTGCTAGCTATAACACACGGTCTGTTTTAGAAGCATTGTTAGCTCATACGCCCGAGTTTTACTTTTGTAAGCCAGGACGTTTAGAAAGCATGAACAGCAAAAAGGCTGTTCGTCCAGGACATAAGCACTTAATCTACATGCCAGACAAACCACATGAAAATGGGGTTATGGCGAAGCATGATACTGATATTGTTATATCTGAGATTAACTTAGATGTTGTTCATCAAGGTATTGATTTAGATACCATTTCACCACAAGTGGGAATGAGTATTGAAGAAAAAAGGCGTCATGCTCAGATTCAAATTGCATTAGCAAAAATTGGTAATTGTCTTAACTATCGAACATGGGTTGCTGCGAATGATCGCCATATAAAATATGGTAGCGGTACAATTGCACAAATTGATGGTGTCATTGAGAGATTAAACGAAGAAAAAGTACTTAGCGCTTATGAAGATGCAGTTGAAGCAGCGAGACTTATTGATTGCATATGGTTTAGAAACGGAAGGCTTATGCCGGCCGTTATGGAAATTGAGCATAGTACTGGCATAAAAAGCGGCTTAACTAGAATGCTGAAATTCCATGATTACGCTCCACTTCTACAAGATATCAGGTGGGTTATTGTTGCTCCTGATGAAGTAAGAAACAAGGTAATGGAATTTGCAAATTACCCGCATTTTAGGAAGATGAAAACTAAGTTCTTTCCTTATTCTGCTGTTGATGAGCTTTATTCGCTATGTGAGAGAAGGAATCCACAAGGTATAACTGATACTTTTTTGGATTGTTTTATGGAAGAATGTGTTGAGTAA
- a CDS encoding HNH endonuclease domain-containing protein → MRFYQADPTLANYWRGVILFGKNVASYKFALAHALYDLQQHQDDLIPLETLAAPFARHLCTHLRHAPKQITVSRSQFLDACMQFNNEEIGEAQLIEQTVRRGFANVIDAFHNVNSAEIDKRFFIDERKTAKGIRLTDNFYQLTQTAQFNNLVQETDARWRLVEQAWAMGVSRNLIALEYDQQEQLLFSRQQQRRINITSCRDSLNGYQKGRCFYCYRDISLQAGDDNLADVDHFIPWSLHATHANLNGVWNLVLACQSCNRGHEGKFARIPSLPLLERLHHRNEYFINSHLPLRETLIQQTGSSSQQRHNFLQQRWQSALNALLHTWQPAAQGDSIF, encoded by the coding sequence ATGCGCTTCTATCAGGCCGACCCGACGCTGGCGAACTACTGGCGCGGAGTGATCCTGTTTGGCAAGAACGTTGCCTCCTATAAGTTCGCCCTCGCCCATGCGCTGTATGACCTGCAGCAGCATCAGGACGACCTGATCCCGCTGGAAACATTAGCCGCACCGTTTGCCCGCCACCTCTGCACGCACCTGCGCCATGCGCCTAAACAGATCACGGTGAGTCGAAGCCAGTTTCTCGATGCCTGCATGCAGTTCAACAACGAGGAGATCGGCGAAGCGCAGCTGATTGAGCAGACGGTACGCCGTGGCTTTGCCAACGTGATTGACGCTTTCCATAACGTGAACAGCGCCGAGATCGATAAACGCTTCTTTATCGACGAGCGCAAAACTGCCAAAGGGATTCGCCTGACCGATAACTTCTACCAGCTGACACAGACCGCGCAGTTTAACAACCTGGTGCAGGAGACGGATGCCCGCTGGCGACTGGTGGAACAGGCGTGGGCGATGGGCGTATCGCGCAACCTGATCGCGCTGGAATACGATCAACAGGAGCAGCTGCTGTTCAGCCGTCAGCAGCAGCGACGCATCAACATCACCAGCTGCCGCGACAGCCTGAACGGCTACCAGAAGGGGCGCTGCTTCTACTGCTATCGCGACATCAGCCTGCAGGCGGGCGATGACAACCTCGCCGACGTCGACCACTTTATTCCCTGGTCGCTGCACGCCACGCACGCCAACCTCAACGGCGTCTGGAACCTGGTGCTGGCCTGCCAGTCATGCAATCGCGGCCACGAAGGCAAGTTTGCCCGCATCCCGTCGCTGCCGCTGCTGGAGCGTTTACATCACCGTAATGAATACTTTATTAACAGCCACCTGCCGCTGCGAGAAACGCTGATCCAGCAAACCGGCAGCAGCAGCCAGCAGCGCCACAACTTTCTGCAGCAGCGCTGGCAGAGCGCGCTCAATGCGCTGCTGCACACCTGGCAGCCCGCCGCACAAGGGGACAGTATTTTCTGA
- the ampH gene encoding D-alanyl-D-alanine-carboxypeptidase/endopeptidase AmpH — MKSSLYAFLLLPALALPLLSQARTTPDPLLASQTVERYADNIFYNTKASGMAMVAIDANQRVFVSRGSVRPGSSQRPQKDSLIRIASLSKLMSSELMVKLAEEGRLQLNDPLSKYAPPGSHVPSYNGQPIRLINLATHTAALPREQPGGKANRAVFTWPTYSQRWAWLRSAQLKYAPGERAAYSNLGFDLLGDALARAGGKPYPALLQEKITRPLGMKDTTFTPSPDQCARLMIPAKSPSPCNNSLAAIGSGGVYSTPDDMGRWMQQFLSSDVHTRSPQADRLQTMIYQRAQLTKVDGMDVPGRADALGMGWVYMGPRDGRPGIIEKTGGGGGFITYMAMVPQYSVGVFIVVARSAETRFTPMSDGVNNLLTELIGNSSGSAQLAASIMAQ; from the coding sequence TTGAAATCTTCGCTCTATGCTTTTCTGCTGCTTCCCGCCCTGGCTCTGCCACTGCTGAGCCAGGCGCGAACCACGCCGGACCCGCTGCTGGCTTCGCAGACCGTCGAACGCTACGCCGATAATATCTTCTACAACACCAAGGCCAGCGGTATGGCGATGGTGGCGATTGATGCCAACCAGCGGGTGTTCGTCAGCCGCGGCTCCGTGCGCCCCGGCAGCAGCCAGCGGCCACAAAAAGATTCGCTGATCCGCATCGCCTCGCTCAGCAAGCTGATGAGCAGCGAGCTGATGGTTAAACTGGCCGAAGAGGGGCGCTTACAGCTCAATGACCCGCTCAGCAAATACGCCCCGCCCGGCAGCCACGTCCCGAGCTACAACGGCCAGCCTATCCGCCTGATCAACCTGGCCACCCATACGGCCGCCCTGCCGCGTGAACAGCCCGGCGGCAAAGCAAACCGTGCGGTATTTACCTGGCCAACTTACAGCCAGCGCTGGGCCTGGCTGCGCAGCGCGCAGCTAAAATATGCGCCGGGCGAACGCGCCGCCTATTCGAACCTGGGCTTTGACCTGCTGGGCGATGCGCTGGCGCGCGCGGGCGGCAAGCCTTATCCCGCACTGCTGCAGGAGAAGATCACCCGGCCGCTGGGAATGAAAGACACCACTTTTACCCCTTCCCCGGACCAGTGCGCACGCCTGATGATCCCGGCGAAAAGCCCAAGCCCTTGCAACAACTCGCTGGCGGCGATTGGCAGCGGGGGCGTATACTCGACCCCTGACGATATGGGCCGCTGGATGCAGCAGTTCCTCTCCTCCGACGTTCACACCCGCAGCCCGCAGGCTGACCGACTGCAGACCATGATCTACCAGCGCGCGCAGTTGACCAAAGTCGACGGCATGGACGTGCCGGGCCGCGCCGACGCGCTCGGCATGGGCTGGGTCTACATGGGTCCGCGTGACGGCCGACCGGGCATTATTGAAAAAACCGGCGGCGGCGGCGGTTTCATCACCTATATGGCGATGGTGCCGCAGTACAGCGTGGGCGTCTTTATCGTGGTAGCCCGTTCAGCAGAGACCCGCTTTACGCCAATGAGCGACGGGGTCAACAACCTGCTGACCGAGCTGATAGGTAACAGTTCTGGCAGCGCACAGCTTGCCGCCAGCATTATGGCGCAGTGA
- a CDS encoding helix-turn-helix domain-containing protein, with the protein MKRKDMHPADIIAAFKKKGISLAQLSRQVGLSSGTLGNALKRPWPKGEFIIAGALGKHPADIWPTRYYDRRGRLLPRENLIRRQRSVATDRAEDEDITAP; encoded by the coding sequence ATGAAAAGAAAAGATATGCATCCGGCCGATATCATTGCGGCATTTAAGAAAAAGGGGATCTCCCTGGCGCAGCTGTCGCGACAGGTTGGGCTGAGTTCGGGAACGCTGGGCAATGCGTTGAAACGGCCCTGGCCGAAGGGGGAGTTTATTATTGCGGGTGCGTTAGGCAAGCATCCGGCGGACATCTGGCCAACGCGGTACTACGACAGGCGGGGGCGCCTGCTGCCAAGAGAAAATCTGATCCGTCGCCAACGGTCGGTGGCAACGGATCGCGCAGAGGATGAGGATATCACTGCGCCATAA
- a CDS encoding class I SAM-dependent methyltransferase yields MNSDYYQLHAQRFFSETVDVDMSELYRPFVAHLKPGARILDAGCGSGRDAKAFREMGYDVEAFDASAELVELARQHTGLPVKQMRFEDVTEVERYDGIWCCASLLHVPLAELPGVMTQLAKALKPGGVWYLSFKYGSGEREKDGRRFTDMDDSGIRILLNLLDCIHLVHNWFTNDHRPVYKQRWSNFILSKKGLDFRKT; encoded by the coding sequence ATGAACAGTGACTATTACCAGCTGCACGCACAGCGCTTTTTCAGCGAGACGGTGGATGTCGATATGTCCGAACTGTATCGCCCGTTCGTCGCCCACCTCAAGCCGGGCGCGCGGATACTCGACGCCGGCTGTGGCTCCGGGCGCGATGCCAAAGCGTTTCGCGAGATGGGCTATGACGTGGAAGCGTTCGATGCCTCCGCCGAACTGGTCGAACTGGCGCGCCAGCATACGGGATTACCGGTTAAGCAGATGCGCTTCGAGGACGTCACTGAAGTGGAGCGCTACGACGGCATCTGGTGCTGTGCTTCCCTGCTGCACGTGCCGCTGGCGGAACTGCCGGGGGTGATGACGCAGCTGGCAAAGGCGCTAAAGCCTGGCGGGGTCTGGTATCTGTCGTTTAAGTACGGCAGCGGGGAGAGGGAGAAGGATGGGCGGAGGTTTACGGATATGGATGATAGTGGAATTCGAATCCTGCTAAATTTATTGGATTGCATTCATTTGGTTCACAACTGGTTTACAAATGATCATCGGCCAGTATATAAACAAAGATGGTCAAACTTTATACTATCCAAGAAGGGGTTGGATTTTAGAAAGACCTAA
- a CDS encoding DUF3696 domain-containing protein — MNKINSINLINFKAYKNQTFDFEGLTVFCGSNSVGKSTAIQALGILLQSNCGRNVNINGELVNVGDIDDIHNFFNRSEETLKITLNTDKFTASWGYENIDQKEYLARKNMLPRINHTNNNEKISDESNEAGSNIIYQYLHAERFGPRNNLPMAEHNHNYDWLGTKGEFTIEVLESLISEKRLELENEDIRKHPSTGKSHSVYSNIEAWMEEITPGYKMNPKKIKEARLSYNTVLPPHGYETKPINVGFGYSYALSVVTALLISKRGDVVIIENPEAHLHPKGQSYLGRLIALSSMSGLQIIIETHSEHIINGIRLMIRSGSVIANNVIFYNIYNNNLESKVVKIKLNQQAQFSSWPENFFDQQAIDMDMLISGGVI; from the coding sequence ATGAATAAAATAAACTCCATCAACCTGATCAACTTTAAAGCATATAAGAACCAAACCTTTGACTTTGAAGGACTTACTGTATTTTGCGGAAGCAACTCGGTTGGAAAAAGCACGGCAATTCAGGCTCTTGGGATATTACTACAATCTAACTGTGGAAGAAATGTCAATATTAATGGCGAACTTGTGAATGTAGGCGACATTGATGATATACACAATTTCTTCAATCGAAGCGAAGAAACATTAAAAATAACCTTAAACACTGATAAGTTCACAGCATCTTGGGGGTATGAAAACATAGATCAAAAGGAATACCTTGCTCGGAAAAACATGCTTCCTCGAATTAATCATACTAATAATAATGAAAAAATTAGTGATGAAAGTAATGAAGCTGGCTCAAATATAATTTATCAGTATCTTCACGCAGAACGATTTGGGCCGAGAAATAACTTACCAATGGCTGAACATAATCATAATTATGATTGGTTGGGTACGAAAGGTGAATTTACTATTGAAGTACTTGAAAGTTTAATATCAGAAAAAAGACTTGAATTAGAAAATGAAGATATCAGGAAGCATCCTTCTACTGGGAAAAGTCATAGTGTATATTCTAACATCGAGGCATGGATGGAAGAAATTACGCCAGGCTATAAAATGAATCCCAAGAAAATCAAAGAGGCAAGGCTTTCTTACAACACAGTATTACCACCCCATGGCTATGAGACTAAACCTATAAATGTTGGTTTTGGGTACAGCTACGCATTAAGTGTAGTAACAGCATTATTAATTTCGAAACGAGGAGATGTTGTTATCATTGAAAATCCTGAGGCACACTTGCACCCAAAAGGGCAAAGTTATTTAGGAAGACTAATCGCACTATCATCAATGTCCGGACTACAAATAATCATTGAGACTCATAGCGAACATATAATTAATGGCATCAGATTAATGATCAGATCTGGAAGTGTTATAGCTAACAATGTCATTTTTTATAATATCTATAATAATAATTTAGAATCGAAAGTAGTGAAGATAAAATTGAATCAGCAAGCACAATTTTCATCTTGGCCAGAAAACTTTTTTGACCAGCAAGCAATAGATATGGACATGTTAATTTCTGGAGGGGTAATATGA
- a CDS encoding DUF262 domain-containing protein has product MNFNDLLNDIENLLVGVELESINPSTPSVVLIGIDRASGKYLLKTKEKEFERKITELEIIFYDLNKKGFCNVEQTLYGSSSSRNHPETILANLPYIQHFKYERKKHLLFRKKRTHTAGTLNEVSSEEFLKIREKIDCFHKLSISSIKNEQNEIISSLNKNLSPIIKTSLGNSKYQSIESALNKLGILQLTLENSIVSLDFDEETKNINNTLMNEKKFNSIEAEIESPSYTGVDDGNIEESPFPPKEKAVSLIERSMRIRQLTPVLSLIYDRVHFKEIELQPDFQRKDRIWKTDKKSKLIESILMGLPLPVFYFAEKPNKDWIVVDGLQRVTTIYDFMAGKFSLKGLEVLGEQYDNKYFNDLSRVEQRDIKEYSITAHLLDTSTDKNNMIVELFHRINTYGVKLSDQEIRSALNQGTSVTFLRYLSSMDVFKKSTHGKVKPDRQKDMELCLSAISFMINGYENFGQKSYDSFLSQGMSCLNDHQLTLDNLEEIDIGNSNIKENASDEIFLILSRKFERALTLSHKIFGDICFIKETKSKKTAPVSKQLFELLITYFSELTTEQEITLLEKRNKFIDELYLAIEKNDATYAKWDSELYSQQNRGFMYSISTSTGKKVTVKYRFEAFREILKRSTGINVQLSAIGETK; this is encoded by the coding sequence ATGAACTTTAATGATCTACTGAATGATATAGAAAATCTTTTGGTTGGGGTTGAATTGGAATCAATAAATCCATCAACTCCATCGGTAGTTCTTATTGGTATTGATCGAGCCAGCGGTAAATACCTCCTAAAAACCAAAGAGAAAGAATTCGAAAGAAAAATAACCGAGCTTGAAATTATTTTTTATGACCTTAATAAAAAAGGGTTTTGCAATGTAGAACAAACATTGTATGGAAGTAGCAGTAGCCGAAACCATCCCGAAACCATCTTGGCAAACTTACCATATATTCAACATTTTAAATACGAAAGAAAAAAACACTTATTATTTAGAAAGAAAAGAACTCATACTGCAGGAACATTAAATGAAGTGTCTTCTGAAGAATTTCTTAAAATACGAGAAAAAATTGATTGCTTCCATAAGCTTTCAATATCATCCATTAAAAATGAACAAAATGAAATTATTTCATCTCTTAATAAAAATCTGAGTCCAATCATAAAGACTAGCTTGGGTAACTCAAAATATCAGTCCATTGAGTCTGCGCTAAATAAATTGGGCATATTGCAATTAACCCTTGAAAACTCCATAGTAAGTTTAGACTTCGATGAAGAAACAAAAAATATTAACAATACATTAATGAATGAAAAAAAGTTTAACTCCATTGAAGCAGAAATAGAATCTCCAAGTTATACTGGAGTCGATGATGGAAACATCGAAGAGTCACCATTTCCTCCTAAAGAAAAAGCAGTCTCATTAATTGAAAGAAGTATGAGAATTAGACAATTAACACCTGTCCTCTCACTTATTTATGATCGGGTTCATTTCAAAGAAATTGAACTCCAACCTGACTTTCAACGTAAAGATAGAATTTGGAAAACAGATAAAAAATCAAAACTCATTGAATCTATTTTAATGGGATTACCTTTGCCTGTTTTCTATTTTGCAGAAAAGCCAAATAAAGATTGGATAGTTGTAGATGGCTTACAACGTGTTACAACAATTTATGACTTTATGGCAGGAAAGTTCTCATTGAAAGGTTTGGAGGTTTTAGGAGAACAATATGATAATAAATACTTTAATGATTTATCTAGAGTTGAGCAGCGCGATATAAAAGAGTATTCTATAACAGCTCACTTGCTTGATACATCAACTGATAAAAACAATATGATTGTTGAATTATTCCATAGAATAAATACCTATGGAGTAAAATTGAGTGATCAAGAAATAAGGTCCGCATTAAACCAAGGTACTAGTGTTACTTTTTTACGCTATTTGTCATCTATGGATGTGTTCAAGAAATCTACCCATGGAAAAGTCAAACCTGATAGACAAAAAGACATGGAGCTATGCCTTTCAGCAATATCATTCATGATTAATGGATATGAAAACTTCGGACAAAAATCGTACGATAGCTTTCTTTCCCAAGGAATGAGTTGTTTAAATGACCATCAACTTACCTTAGATAACCTCGAAGAAATTGATATTGGTAATTCTAATATCAAAGAAAATGCTAGTGATGAAATATTCTTAATTCTTTCAAGAAAATTTGAACGAGCATTAACGCTCTCTCACAAAATATTTGGCGACATTTGCTTCATTAAAGAAACCAAATCTAAGAAGACAGCTCCTGTCAGTAAACAACTTTTTGAATTACTCATTACTTATTTTTCAGAATTAACTACAGAACAAGAAATTACATTATTAGAAAAAAGAAATAAATTTATAGATGAATTATATTTGGCAATTGAAAAAAATGATGCAACTTACGCAAAATGGGATTCAGAGTTATATAGCCAACAAAACAGAGGTTTTATGTATTCTATTTCAACTTCAACCGGAAAAAAAGTTACTGTTAAGTATAGGTTTGAAGCATTCAGAGAGATATTAAAAAGAAGTACTGGTATAAACGTTCAACTATCGGCGATCGGTGAAACTAAATGA